One window from the genome of Garra rufa chromosome 1, GarRuf1.0, whole genome shotgun sequence encodes:
- the LOC141331308 gene encoding transmembrane protein 100 encodes MGCTTGHFTCQPQTTAAPTLEGQPQEGAPKVPDVLSSLERLSQATGGMEKSWYRCIFPFGIISLVIGVAGTGVTYTYNDLPQTKVVSVVLLIVGLVLVLMATSCWTVHKKKRRKKKEAGSFSSEQCPL; translated from the coding sequence ATGGGATGTACCACAGGACACTTCACTTGCCAACCGCAGACGACGGCGGCCCCGACCCTGGAAGGCCAGCCGCAAGAAGGAGCACCAAAAGTCCCCGATGTGCTCTCCTCTTTAGAGAGGCTCTCACAAGCCACGGGCGGGATGGAGAAGTCTTGGTACCGCTGCATCTTTCCGTTCGGGATAATTTCGTTGGTCATCGGAGTGGCCGGAACCGGAGTGACTTACACGTACAACGATCTCCCGCAGACCAAGGTGGTTTCCGTGGTCCTGTTGATCGTAGGACTGGTCCTGGTACTGATGGCGACATCTTGCTGGACAGTCCACAAGAAGAAGCGCAGGAAAAAGAAGGAAGCAGGTTCTTTCAGCTCCGAACAGTGTCCCTTGTGA